TTTTCTGAAATAAACAAGAATTTAACCAATAATTTGACAGCATTTGTTTCCCCTCTCTTGTCAACAGGACTATGATTATGAAACTTACAGCTTGTCCCCTGGCATGAGCGAGAGTCATGCAGCCCCATGCTTACAGGAGGAGATATATGGTTTTGCACAGAGGTACTCGCCTGTTGTATACAGTTTGGTGTTTGTCCTGGCTCTTTTGGGCAACCTGCTGGTGCTGTGTGTCATCCGACGCTATCGAAACTCTCAGAGTGGCGGAGCCTGTGCTTTCTCTCTGACGGACACCTTCCTCCTTCACCTGGCCATTTCTGACCTCCTGCTGGCCTTCACCCTACCCCTGTTTGCAGTGCAGTGGGCTCACCACTGGATGTTCGGCTTGGCTGTTTGCAAGATCTCCGGTGCCCTCTTCTCCCTGAACCGCTACAGTGGCATCCTTTTTCTGGCCTGCATCAGCTTTGACCGTTACCTGGCCATAGTTCATGCTGTCAGCTCTGGCTGGAAGCGCAACACCTGCCATGCCCAGATTGCGTGTGCCTTCATCTGGGTGGGCTGCTTGGGCCTGAGTGGAGTGGACATTACCTTCAAAGAGGTAGTGGAGGTGAACACAGGGGGCCATCAGAAGACACTCCTGTGCCAGGTGTGGTTCACTGAGAACACCACCCAGTGGCAGGTGGGGCTGCAGCTGGTCAGTGTGGTGCTAGGTTTTGGGCTCCCCTTGTTGATTATGCTCTACTGCTACATCCGCATCTTCAGGTCTCTCTGTAACGCCACTCGCCGCCAAAAGCGCAAGTCTCTCCGCCTCATCGTCTCTttagtgtctgtgtttgtcatcTGTTGGGCACCGTATAACTGCTTCCAGCTGGCAGATAGTCTGCACAAGCTGGGAGTGGTGACTGGAGGTTGCCAGTTTGGCCGAGTGGTGGACATTGGGACTCTCGTCACTGAAAGTGTGGGGCTGTCGCACTGCGCTCTGAACCCTCTGCTGTATGGCTTTGTGGGGGTGAAGTTCAGGAGGGAGCTAGTCAAAATGTGTAAGGGGCTGCTGGGACGGAGAGGCCTGCTGGGGATGGAGGaatggagggagaggaggatcAGAAGAACCACCGCATCTTTCAGCTCTGCAGAAAGTGAACACACCTCATACTCTGTTATGGTGTGAAACTAAATCGAGGGAATGGACaggatgggtgtgtgtgtgtgtgtgtgtgtgtgtgtgtgtgtgtgtgtgcgcgtgtgcgtatgcgtgcgcgcgtgcatgcgtgtgtgtgtgtgtgtgtgtgtgtgagagaagttTTTGTAAATAAGATTGTGCGTGTGTCTGAAGTTTTTGGAGGTAAGAGAACTTGATAGAATCCAGAGAAAGAAAGtactaaatgaaaaatgtattttaagctCAATTAAGGCTTCAAAACATGTTCTCAGAGCAAAAAGTAACATAGTCTACTTCTTCCATTGGTGCTTTAATATCTGTCTGTTGGTATGGTGCAGCTTACAACACGTTGTTtggtcttttttctgtttttcaagaaaaatgtaatgaaatcaTTAAGTGTGGAGCATAGAGTAAAACCAAACGCCTCATCCCAcgtgctgatgctgtcatgtaactTTTTGGTGAGAACTGTTGATTTTTGTGTCCATAGGTCAAATCTTGTGAAACATCTAGATTGCTTCATACTCTTGAAAAGCTTGTTCAGCAGTTGTAGCTTCAGACTCATATCTCCCATCCCTACAGACATTTTTCTCATCGGATTCCACACTCATTTTGCAGGAAAACAAGTTTTAGCTTATAAAACAGTGAAAATGTTTGTAAATACATCTGAAAGTTGTTTGTGTTGAAATTGtcatttctcttttattttcataatccaTATACAGCTGTTCTCTCAGCTGTGCTTCAAAATTCTGTGAAAGAGGAACTTAAGAGAGTTGTATATTGCTCAAAATACATACAAAGTTTTTTATGATAAATActtttgaataaaaatatataaacatcaACAGCTCATCTTCAGTATTCAGTATTTCAATTTTATGCAACTTTACActtctccactacatctcagaggaaaactttttactgtactttttacacCACTGCACTTATCTGACAGctatagttactagttacttttacaCAAGATCATTCACTAGTCAAAAGGTCGGGAACCACTAGTTTAATCTTTATCAATGCATTGTATTTCATAAGCttattatttataaatatgttatatgatatatatttttcttctttaatttgttcttttttagcTAACTAAACTTAGGAAATCCACGATCCCACTAAAAATCCTCCTCAAGCATTGATATAAAAACACCCATTGCTGATTTTATTCCATCTTAATGATTTCAATAACCGGATGAACTTGAAACAGGCCTCCGGCTGTAGCTATTGTTCGGTTTGGAAACACAacagctccatctagtggaaaGCGGCTCTTTGTGCGTGCAATTTTTTTGGCAgcaatcatttatatttttgtttaagatttttttatGGAAATTTCTGCCTTTAATGATAGGACAGCTCAGGCCTGAAAGGGGAGCGAGAGATCTCGACCTTCTCGCATCgaggaataaaaatacaatCTCTGTAGCCtgcatgtgcacctgctctaccaactgagctgacAGATGCATGGACAGTCAAAGAAAGGTCGTAATAAGGTTGCGTCAagtccatagactgtatattatattattaatatacagtattttattttattgtattaataatacatatttattaaattaataacATAGTTAGTCACAGAAAGCGGGAAACGTGGAACAAGGGTAACATAAGCTTGCAAAATAAAGCGCTCGAATCAAACCAAAATGGCACAATCAATAGGAATTATGCCACTTCTCTGGTTTTGTGTGCTTCACACCACAAATAGAACCGTACTGTCTATTTCTCAACCTCgttttttggatttttaattGTAGACGTTGCAGTGAATTTTATTAcagactttattttgaaaagcaatCAATTGAATAACTCGGATTTCCGTGTGCGACGGCAAATTGTCCGAGTTGTCAATGTGCGAGAAAAGGGTGAATATATGACGAACCAAAACAATCCAGTGGGGAAGTAATGAAAGTAAGTGCCTGTAAATTCAGTCtgtgcataataataatataagttGCAGTCCTTTCGCGAAGTGCGTCCATGTTTTTCTCATCGTCCGCTTTAGTTTTGTTATTTAACCTTCGATGGTTTCCCCTGCTCGTCTTGTTTTCGCGGGTTCGTCTTCAACCCCTTATGTTTCCCTTTAACTTTAAGTTTAGCGATACTTAAAGTTTGCGCTGAAACTCGGAGAAATGTTTTGCGCGTTTTTTCTGCTGAACTTTCTCGACAGCTGCTAGCTCTTCCTCCcctgaacaacaacaacaacaacaacaacaacaacaaacagcaacTGTAGTCAGGCTCTTCGTCCACAGCTGCTGACCCCGGTGTGAAAAGATACGTGCAGATTGCTGTTTGTCTTCTTTTAGGATCATTTGTCCACTGCGCACAGAGAGGTGATTGTCCTCTCGGTCTGCAGCTGAATACCTCTATGGTAAGTAAGATCATATGTGTGCAAACATCTCAAGGTTagagctttttgtttttaattaaatgtttagtGTTATAATATATGTTAACTAGTACATTGAGTCATCATTTTAGCTATAGCCAATATTGCAGTAGCCTATACTTTACGTTCTATAATAACAGGGCATTCAAGCcttcctctttctgtttctttttcttgtgtCAGTTTCGAAAGGGATCCTCTCTGTAGCAATACTTTATATTTATCTGCGCACACTTCTTGTGCCTTTTCTTAGCGCATGATGGCCTACCAGAACGTATGGTTAAATGTTGTGTTTGCATAGTTATCTCTATCAAcagtaaaatgttattacaGCTCACAGGCACTATGCATAACATagcttcactgtgtgtgtgtgtgtgagtgtgtgagtgagtgaccAAGGGAAACTGTGCTTTCCGTTTCACCCCAGTCTGTTGCCTAATCCGGTGACATTGCACCATGTGAGTTATGTCATGTTTAACAACTGGACTTTCCAAGGAGATTTTCAAGACTCAACTCTCACACAACTgactgtcagagagagagagagagagagagagagagagagagagagagagagagagtataaGATGGTATTTCTCACATCTGGACTTCATTTTGGATTTCTCTCTTTTGAGTTAAACCTTTTTGCCTCTTCAGTAGATGAGAATGGATGTGGAACTCGATGGATTATTTCGCCAGAATGGCACCTATGACTACGATGAGTACGAGTATAAAGAGGAATTTGAGTCAAGAGCCAGTAAAGCCGTGTTTATCCCGGTTCTGTACTCCTTGGAGCTGGTCATAGGTTTGCTGGGAAATGGACTACTCCTGGCTGTGTTGGCTCAAAAGAGGCGATCCTGGAGTATATCTGACACCTTCATCCTCCACCTGAGTGTTGCTGACATTCTGCTGCTAGCGACGCTGCCCTTCTGGGCTGCACAGGCCACTCAACAATGTGGATGGTGCTTTTGGGGTTTTCTCTGCAAGATCTGTGGAGCTGTTTTTCATGTAAGTACCAAGTGGTGTTTAGAACAGGCAGGGACTGAAAGTAAAAAGGGTGATCTTTTCAGTAAAGCTGTGAAGAAGATTTCCCACTCAATCTAGAATCTTGGCAGACCAGGGTTGTTGTACTTAATACTTTTATTGAGCAAGTATACTCCTGGGTGGCTTTTCACCAAGCATTTCAGGGAAGAGGCAGGAGTGGGGGGTCAGggtgaagaagtgaaagggatAAAGATGGCCAGAGGTTTCAATCCATGACTAGATAACAGCTcaagttttccttttcttttaccTAGATCAATTTTTACTGTGGGATCTTTCTGCTGGTTTGTATCAGTCTGGATCGCTACCTGTCCATCGTCCACGCCACCCAGCTGTACTCCCAGAAGAGGCCCAGGTTAGCTCATATCAGCTGCCTGTCAGTCTGGCTCGTCTGCCTGATCCTCGCCATCCCTCACTGTATTTTCCTAGTGGCAAGGAAAAATCCAGCACAAGAAT
The Etheostoma spectabile isolate EspeVRDwgs_2016 chromosome 6, UIUC_Espe_1.0, whole genome shotgun sequence genome window above contains:
- the cxcr3.2 gene encoding C-X-C chemokine receptor type 3-2, which codes for MDQGLSTTEDYWDYDYETYSLSPGMSESHAAPCLQEEIYGFAQRYSPVVYSLVFVLALLGNLLVLCVIRRYRNSQSGGACAFSLTDTFLLHLAISDLLLAFTLPLFAVQWAHHWMFGLAVCKISGALFSLNRYSGILFLACISFDRYLAIVHAVSSGWKRNTCHAQIACAFIWVGCLGLSGVDITFKEVVEVNTGGHQKTLLCQVWFTENTTQWQVGLQLVSVVLGFGLPLLIMLYCYIRIFRSLCNATRRQKRKSLRLIVSLVSVFVICWAPYNCFQLADSLHKLGVVTGGCQFGRVVDIGTLVTESVGLSHCALNPLLYGFVGVKFRRELVKMCKGLLGRRGLLGMEEWRERRIRRTTASFSSAESEHTSYSVMV
- the LOC116691268 gene encoding C-X-C chemokine receptor type 3 isoform X1, which encodes MKMRMDVELDGLFRQNGTYDYDEYEYKEEFESRASKAVFIPVLYSLELVIGLLGNGLLLAVLAQKRRSWSISDTFILHLSVADILLLATLPFWAAQATQQCGWCFWGFLCKICGAVFHINFYCGIFLLVCISLDRYLSIVHATQLYSQKRPRLAHISCLSVWLVCLILAIPHCIFLVARKNPAQECVHNYAQSVTDWKLASRLLHHTLGFLLPAVALIICCSCSLLQLKRSSEGLQKQRAVLVILPLVVVFFLCWMPYNITLIVDTFSNSSNDPDNGLSGNPQHSLNKALMVTSGLGCMHACLRPLLYLGLCGNFRKRTLAMLKRTTVESESSLWELGVGEEAPPDQNPEEEELRTITSVDHQVQSSQC
- the LOC116691268 gene encoding C-X-C chemokine receptor type 3 isoform X2, giving the protein MMRMDVELDGLFRQNGTYDYDEYEYKEEFESRASKAVFIPVLYSLELVIGLLGNGLLLAVLAQKRRSWSISDTFILHLSVADILLLATLPFWAAQATQQCGWCFWGFLCKICGAVFHINFYCGIFLLVCISLDRYLSIVHATQLYSQKRPRLAHISCLSVWLVCLILAIPHCIFLVARKNPAQECVHNYAQSVTDWKLASRLLHHTLGFLLPAVALIICCSCSLLQLKRSSEGLQKQRAVLVILPLVVVFFLCWMPYNITLIVDTFSNSSNDPDNGLSGNPQHSLNKALMVTSGLGCMHACLRPLLYLGLCGNFRKRTLAMLKRTTVESESSLWELGVGEEAPPDQNPEEEELRTITSVDHQVQSSQC